The sequence below is a genomic window from Deltaproteobacteria bacterium GWC2_55_46.
GGCTCCTCCAGCATCATCCTGTGGTCTGCGGTAAGAAATGGCTCGCATTCGCAGCCGTTAAGTATAACGGCATCAATGGCCTTGCCCTTCGGTGGAGAGAGCTTAACCGAGGTCGGGAACGCGGCCCCGCCCATGCCGACGATACCTGCGTCCTTCACGGCTTCGCGTATGGCCTCGGGAGAAAGGGAGGCGAGGTCGGCAACACCGTTCTGAGGGCCCCATTCCTTCGCGGAGCCGTCCCCCTCGATGATGACAGACAGGCACCTGAAACCGCCCGGGTGCTGCGCCATCTCTATATCTTTTATTTTTCCTGAAATACTTGCGTGGACAGGCGCTGAGATGAAGGCCTTTACATCGCCTATCATCTGCCCTTCCTGGACCACCTCGCCTTTCTTGACGAGTGCCTCGCAGGGCGCGCCTAAATGCTGCTGAAGAGGTATGGTTACCGTCTTTGGCAGTGCAGCCGGCTCGATGGGCCTACCGGCGGTAAGCTCTTTATAATAAGAGGGGTGTACCCCTCTTTCAAATGTCTTGTGTCCCATTTGTTTAGGAGGTCAAGAGATATAATCTTCTGACCGTCGTGGGTCAAGTTTTTTCTTACGGACAATAAAAAACCGTCATAGCAAAGCACGCAGCCTCATTTGGCTGCAGGTCTTTGCCCAGACGGTCGGCATGCTACATATCACGTTTCCCGATCCCCAGTGGTAGCCACCTTGATTCCGTCAGTCACGGGAAAACTCAGTTATCTTATACTATGATAATTCATGATGCCTTGTATTGTCAAGGTCAATCACCAAAATAATAACAGGCTCAATCACCTTTGAGCAGCCACTTCAGGAGACAGACAAAGGCTATAAGGAGGCCGGCTGAGACCAGGGCTGTGCTGAATACCGCCATGGGGAGGACAGAAGCTTCCGCCGCCGCCTCGCCGAGCGCGGTCGTCCTGAAGCCCATTATTATCCAGGCCAACGGGTAGAAAAAGCTCCCGGTGCCAAGAGCGGCTGCGGCAAGGGTCTTTGTCCTCGCCCCAGCGGGCACAAAGGCGAGCATCATGGATACGCTGATGGTCAGCACGCCAAGGCCCATCGCGTGCAGGTGCCCCCTGGCGAGCCTCTCGTGGGCCTCTTCCATTTCAGGGCCATGGTGGCCAGCTTCCTGGGCCACCCTCTCCGATATCTCTTTTCTTATCTCAAACAGCTCCTTTTCCATCCCGGCGCCCGCGCCATCCCGGCTACCGGAGAGATGGCCATGTGCGGCGTCTTCATGCCCGGAGTGGACTTCGCCCTCAGCCCCGGCCATGTGCGCCTGCGCATCTTCCGAAGAGGCGTCCATCTGATGACCAACGTGCCCCTGATGCGACTGGTGGCCCGCGCCTGAGATCACGAACTTTTCTTCCAGGGCCGCCCTCGCCGACTCGCTCAGCTGCCTGTGTATGGAATCATGGTTTACCGTGATGTAGACGGCCCAGGATACCCCGAAAAGCAGGCACAGGACCCCCAGAAGGAACCCGATGCCTACGCCCTTTACCTCCTGCCTTATCTCCTTGAGCCTCATCAATAGTCCCTCGGCATCTCCTCAAGGGTGACCTTGAGGTATATTGTCTTGCTCTTTCTTACGGCCTTTATGGACGCTATCCCGCCCACCCCGACGGCGTCTACGATCCCGTTAAGCTCGTCCATGGATGAGACGGCCTTTCCGTTTATCCCTATGATAAGGTCACCGCCTGAAGCGACGATGACGTTGCCGAGCCTTAAGCTGCCTGAAGATGCCGTAATACCGGCCTTCTCGGCAGGGCTCCCCCTGAACACATCGGCGACCAGGACACCGCCGGAAGGCAGCCCCATAGCCATGGCGTCCGCGGCGTCTATCGTCTGCCCTGTTATCCCGAGCCACGCCCTCGAAACATACCCCTTGTCTATCAGGCTGGATAGCGCTTTTTTTACGGTATCCGCGGGGATGGCAAAGCCGATGCCGATTGAGCCGCCTACGGGGCTGAAGATAGCCGTATTGACGCCTATCATCCTGCCCTGGCTGTCAAGGAGAGGGCCTCCGGAGTTGCCGGGGTTTATGGCCGCGTCAGTCTGTATTATGCCGCCTATGAGCCTGCCGTTTGTAGCCCTCATCGTCCTTCCCAGAGAGCTCACCGTGCCGACGGTAAGCGTCCTCTCAAGGCCGAAGGGATTTCCTATGGCAAGCGCCTTCTGCCCTACCTTAAGCGATGAGGACTCTCCAAACCTTATCGGCTTGAGCCTGGATAGCGGCGCGTTCACGGCTATTACGGCGAGGTCGTCCCCGGGGTCTGAGCCCACTACCTCGGCCTTGTACCTGCTGCCGTCGAAAAGGGTCACCTCAAGGCTCCTGGCCCCATCTATCACATGGTAGTTCGTCACTATGTAGCCGCGTTTTCCGCGCCTGTCGACTATGACGCCGGAGCCGGAACCGGTCGTGGGTACGGGGTTGTAGAAGAAATCGTAGGATACGGCGCTGGTCACTATGTTTACAACGGATGGGCCGGCCTCCTCGTATATCCCTATATTATTCTCCTCATCGGGCGAGAGCGCAAGGGCAAGGGCCGGGAATAGCAGAAAGACAAGGATGGCTTTTATTGCATTTTTACTCATCTTAAGAGATTGAACTTGAATATATGCCAGAAGGCCGCGATACCGTCCTTCCAGTTTATCTTCTTGCCTTCCTCGTAGGTACGCCCCGCGTATGATATCGATGTCTCGTATATGCGGCACCTCTTCCTGGCGACCTTGGCCGTTATCTCCGGCTCGAAGCCGAACCTGTCCGACTCAAGCCTTATCTCCTTTAACACCCCGGCCCTGAAGGCCTTGTAGCCGGTCTCCATGTCGGTGAGGTTCAGGTTCGTAAGCATATTCGAGAAAAAGGTCAGTAGCTTGTTCCCTATCATGTGCCAGAAGAAGAGCACCCTGTGCGATTCCCCGCCGATGAACCTTGACCCGTAGACCACGTCAGCCTTTCCGTCGAGTATCGGCTGGATGAGCTTGGAGTAGTCATTGGGGTCGTACTCGAAGTCCGCGTCCTGCACTATGACGATATCGCCTGTCACCTCTGAGAAGCCGGTCCGGAGGGCCGCGCCCTTTCCCTTATTGAGGTCGTGCATGAGGAGCTTGAGGCGCACCCCCTCATTCCACTCCGCCTGCATGCCCTTCAGCACGTCCCTTGTGCCGTCCCTTGAGAAGTCGTCGACGATGACGATCTCGTCAAGCATGCCTGTTGCGAGCACCCTTTTTATGACCGCGGATATGTACTCCCGTTCATTGTAGACAGGCACGACTACCGAAATGCTCATTTTACCTGCAGGCATCAGTCCGGCTCCGTTATGGTTTTTATTTTTATACAATAAAATCAAAACGAAATCCACTGTCTGCCGTCTTCTCTTGCTGTTTTGTTTTGATATGCGAGCGAAAACTGGTATAATCCCGCGCATCCGGTAAAAACTTTTTGAGGTTGAAGATGATTAGAAAGGCTGTAATTACGCTACTTATAGCGGCCTTCGGCTGGGCAGCCATTTGCCAGCAGGCCCTTGCCGAGGAGAGCAAGTTCAGGAAGAGCTTCAGGACGAGCTACGAGCAGAACAGGTTTGACGCGCTCGGTTTTCTTGTCAGGACCAACAGAGACAAGCTGCCAGGCGAGATACAGTCGCTTATCGACGAGGCCAGGGCAGCCGAAAGCTTTCCCGAGAAGATGGTCATCCTGGACCTCGCGAACGCCATGGCTACGATGCACAAGGAATGGCACGGGGTGGACACCTTCCTTCCAGAAATAGAAAAGATGCAGAAGGAAGAGATAAAGAAGGAAGAGTCGAGGAAGGCCGAGATCGAGAAATGGGAAAGGTACGAATCCTTCCCGGGCAACCTGTTGATGAAGGCAAAGGCGGAGGAGCTGGAGGCCATAGGGCTTTCTCCTGTAATCTTCCCTCACTGGGTCCACAGGATAAACTTCGAGTGCAAGGCCTGCCACCAGGAGCTCTTCCAGATGAAGAGGTCGGACGCGATAACCATGACAGAGATATTCGAGGGCAAGCTCTGCGGAGCGTGCCATAACGGGAAGGTGGCCTTCGACGCAGCCGAAAGCTGCGAGATGTGCCACGTTGCCGGCAAACCCGAGGCAGAGCCGCTCGTCTCACCGAAAAAAGCGGATATGAAAAACATAAAGGCCACCGCAGACCGTCTCGGCACAGGGCTCGACCTTGACCTGCTGCCCAACAATAAGCTTCCATTCGACAAGTTCGGCAACATAGACTGGACGCTCCTGAGGAAGGCCCAAAAGCAGCCTATAAAATCGATAAAGAAGGACCCTCCAACGGACGAGACCAGGGATAACGAGATACTCTTCGAGTCGCCGGTACCCTTTGTGAGCCACGTGGTCTTCAGCCACAAGAAACACTCTGAAATGATCGTCTGCTCATCCTGCCACCAGGAAGTTTTCAGAGAGGATCTCGGCTCGTCAAGGGTCAACATGACCGAGATGTCTCGTGGAGCCTCGTGCGGCGCATGCCACGGAAAGGTCTCATTCAAGTTCGCGGACTGCAAGCGCTGCCACTCAAAGCCTGCCGGAGAGACAGCCGGGGGGATGCTGCTTCGGAAGAAGCGGTAAGGATGAGCGCTTTAAAAAAAAGAAGGCGGGCCATCTGGCCCGCCTTCGCTCATTTCACTCCGCGCTTTAAATAGCAGCGGGGGTGAATCTCCTTAAACGGAGAGAATTGCTCACGACGCTTACAGATGAAAGCCCCATCGCCGCCGCCGCGAACATCGGGTCAAGGAGCACCCCGAAGAATGGATAGAGCGCGCCGGCCGCGACAGGGATGAGCAGGATGTTGTAGAAGAACGCCCAGAAGAGGTTCTGCTTTATATTCCCGATAGTCGCCCTGCTCAAGGCGATAGCGGTACCAATGGACCTCAAATCGCCCCCGACAAGGGTTATGTCAGAGGCCTCTATCGCCACGTCCGTCCCTGTGCCTATGGCCACCCCTACGTCAGATTGCGCCAGCGCAGGCGCGTCGTTTATGCCGTCGCCCACCATCGCTACGATCTTCCCCTCTGCCTGAAGCCTTTTTACCTCTTTGGCCTTATCCTCCGGCAGCACCTCAGAAAGTACCCTTTCAACACCAAGCTCTTTCGCGATCGCCATGGCTGTCCTTCTGTTATCACCCGTCATGATGACGGTTTCAAGCCCCATTCTTTTCAAGACGTCTATCGCCTCTTTCGAGTTCTCCTTGAGCGTGTCGGCAATGGCTATTATCCCTGCCGCCTTCCCGTCGATGGCGACGAAAACAGGCGTCTTCCCCTCGTCAGAGAGCCTGTCACCTTCTTCAGCGGCCTTGTACATCGCTATATTCCTGCCCCGCAAGAGCCTCTCCGTGCCCAGGAGCACGTCTTTCCCGTCCACGCGCGCGGCTATTCCATGGCCTGGAAGCGCTTCGAAGCCCTGAGCGTCAACCGTACTTATCCCAAGCTCGGCGGCCTTTTTCACGATAGACTCGCCGACCGGGTGCTCAGAGCCCCTCTCGGCTGAGGCGGCGTAGAATAAGAGCTCCTCAACGGTGATGCCTGGGCCGTAGCCAAGCGGCACGACATCCTTTACGGAAGGACGCCCTTTTGTGAGCGTCCCGGTCTTATCGAGCACGACGGTATCGAGCTTGTGGGCCGTCTCAAGAGACTCCCCTCCCCTTATGAGGATGCCGAGCTCCGCGCCCTTGCCTGTCCCGACCATTATGGAGGTCGGGGTAGCAAGCCCCATCGCGCACGGGCAGGCTATGATAAGTACGGCTATGAAGTTAAGCAGCGCTATCGTTGCGGCTGGCGCGGGGCCGAACGAGTACCATGTGATGAAGGTAACGACGGCAATGGCTATGACCGCCGGGACGAAATAAGAAGCGATGACGTCTGCCAGCCTGGCTATGGGGGGCTTGCTGCCCTGGGCACGCTCCACGAGCCTTATTATCTGCGCGAGCGCGGTATCCTTTCCGACCTTTGTCGCCCTGAACCTGAACGCGCCTGTGGTATTTATGGTCGCCCCTATGACCTCGTCCCCCTCCTTTTTCTCTACAGGCATGCTCTCGCCGCTTATCATCGACTCGTCAACCGACGAATAGCCGGACGTTACGACTCCGTCCACCGGGACCTTCTCCCCCGGCCTCACGGCGACTATCTCTCCGGGGAGGACCTCATTCGCCGGGATATCTATTTCAGCGCCCTGCCTTACCACACGCGCCGTCCTTGCCTGAAGCCCGATGAGCTTCCTTATGGCCTCGCCTGTCTGCCCCCTGGCCCTAAGCTCAAGCATCCTGCCAAGGAGTATGAGCGCTATGATAACCGAGGCTGTCTCGAAATAGACCTCCCCGGCAAGGCCGCGCGAGGAGAAAAAGCCGGGGAAGAGCGTTACGGCTGCGCTAAAAAAGTACGCCGCGGATGTGCCGACAGCGATAAGGGTGTTCATGTCAGCGTACCTGTGCCTTGCGGCCGCCCACGCGCCCCTGTAAAAACGCCAGCCGCTCCAGAACTGCACAGGGGTTGCCAGTATAAGCTGCGGGAAATGGTCGCCGAGAAGGTCCGGGGCCCTATCAAGAAGGCCAATGAGGGAGGCTGCCATGAGAGTGGCCGAGACAAAGGCCGCGAAAAGGAACCTTATACGCAGACCCCGTATCTCTTCATTTTTAACACGGCTGTCCTTCGCAAGAAGGTCGTCTTCTTTTGCCGGAGGCTCGGCCCTGAAACCGGCGTCAGTTATCGCCTTTACAAGGGCGTCTATCGACACTACCGCGGGCAGGTAATTTATGTCAGCGCGTCCGGTCGCCAGGTTAACCGACGCGCTTTCGACCCCTTCGACCCTGTCGAGCGCCGCGGTTATCTTGCTTAAGCAGGATGCGCAGCTCATGCCATGGACCGTTATCGCGACACTTTCTACTACAGAGCCGTAGCCAAGCTCTCTTACAGCCTTTACAAGGTCTTTGATGCTGACCAATTCAGGGTCGTAGAATATGGATACATTCTCGGCGGCGAAGTTGACCCTGGCTGATACAATGCCGGTTAAATCCGTGAGCCCCTTTTCTATCTTGGCTGCGCACGAAGCGCAGCCCATCCCTGTTATGGGGAAGCTGACCGTTTTGTGCAAATCCCGATTCTCCTGAACGTTCAAACTATGTAATTATATCATAGCCGCTTGTTTAATGTCTCACAATGGTATCTGAAATCCGTCGCCTTACAGGCGAAGACTTCCAGTGCGTCTAATGAGATTTTCAAGCTTACGTCCTACGCCAGGCTGAAAGCGCGATGTCAATTGGAAGCGATGGTGGAAGCGATGGATATTCCCGGTCCCCCTCTTTCCCCCTTTAGAAAAGGGGAAAAATTCAGCCGACTGTTTTTCGAACCTGCCGCCTTCCAGGCGGTAGTGGTTCAGTTCTAAAAACCTGTGCTATGACCGGTCGCGAGCGCGATCTTAAGCCCGCGGTTTCCGCTGGGAGCTTCAACCGCCGGTTTGCGGGACAGGAGCCCGTCCAGTTCCGGTTACAAGAGTATTTTAGTATTGTCTTAGGCTGTTTACCTATGCTATCTTTTATAGAGATTTTAACATCTTGCAAGGGACTGCCGGGCGGCCATAATGGATGAATTCAGGATCGACAGCCACAAGCTCATGTACCATGTTGGCCGGGTGAGCGATTGGCTGAAAGGTGATAACATCTACCCGCTGTACATGGAAGTCTCGCCCATAGGGGCATGCAACCACAGGTGTACCTACTGCGGTCTCGACTACATGGAATACCAGGCCCGCTCCCTCGACGCCTCCATCCTGAAAACACGCCTTACAGAGATGGGCAGGCTTGGCCTCAAGTCCATAATGTACGCCGGTGAGGGGGAGCCCTTCCTCCACAAGGATATCGCCGGTATCATCAACCACACCAAGGCCTCCGGGATAGACGTCGCCATCACCTCAAACGGGGTGCTCTTCGGCAGAAAGCTCTTTGAGGCAACACTAGCCTCCATAACATGGATAAAGGTCAGCATAAACGCCGCCACACCGGAGACCTACTCAAAGATACACAGGACAAAGCCAGAGGACTTCCCCAGGGTAATAGAGAACATAAGAGAGGCCGTGAAGTTCAGGGAGGCCAATAAGCTCTCCTCGACCATCGGCATGCAGATGATACTCCTCCCGGAGAACATTGGAGAGGCGGTGCTGCTGGCCAGGAAGGCCAAGGAGATAGGCGCCGACTACCTGGTCATCAAGTCCTACTCCCAGCACCTCAAAAGCGTCACACGCCAGTACGAGGAATTCAAGTACACGGACTTCTACTACCTGAACGACGAGCTCAGGAAGCTATCTGACGCGAAGTTCAACGTAGTCTTCAGGATGAACGCCATGAAGAAGCTCGAGGAGGGCACAAAGAGGTACGACAGGTGCATGGCCCTGCCCTTCTGGTCGTACATAGACGCCGGCGGCTGCGTCTGGGCCTGCAGCGCCTTCCTGGGCGACGAAAGGTTCCTCCTGGGCAATATAAACGAAAACAGCTTCGAGCAGATCTGGAAGAGCGACCGGCGCAAGGAAGTGATGGAGTTCGTGGATAAGGAGCTGGACACCACCGAATGCCGCAGGAACTGCAGGATGGACGAGGTGAACCGCTATCTCTGGGAGCTTAAGCACCCATCCTTGCACGTCAACTTCATCTGACCGGAATACCAATGAAAAAAGAGCTCTCAAGATACGGCCTTGGCGCGATAGACGCGAATACGCTTCCCGGACTCCTGAGGAACATGCTGAGGATAAGGATGTTCGAGGAGAAGATAGTCGAGCTTTACCCGGAGCAGGAGATGAAGTGCCCGGTGCACCTCTGTATCGGGCAGGAGGCCATAGCCGCCGGTGTCGCCGCCCACTTGAAAAAAGAGGACTACGTCTTCTCCAACCACAGGGGGCACGGCCACTGCCTTGCCAAGGGCAGCTCCATGAAGCCGCTTTTCGCCGAGTTCTACGGAAAGGCGACCGGGTGCAGCAAGGGCAAGGGCGGCTCCATGCACCTGATAGACCTCGAGAACGGGATCTTCGGCACCTCCGCGATAGTCGGCGGCGGCATACCGATGGGCGTTGGCGCGGCCCTGGCGTCAAGCATCAAAGGCGAGGAACGTGTCACCGTCATATTCTTCGGCGACGGCGCATATGACGAAGGCGCCTTCTACGAGTCCTTCAATTTCGCCGCCCTCAAAAAGCTCCCCGTGCTCTTCGTTTGCGAGAACAACTTTTACGCCACCAACTCGCACCAGTCATCAAGGCAGCCGGGCTGCCGGATATCAGACGCGGCCGCGGCCTTCGACGCGCACGGCAGGTGCATTGACGGCAACAGCGTGCTCGAGGTCTTTGATGCCGCCGGGGACGCTATTTCGGCGGCGCGCGGCGGCACCGGCCCCTCTCTCATAGAGGCCAGGACTTATAGATGGAAGGGGCACGTGGGGCCTGATGAGGACTGGACCAAGGGCTGCAGGCCTGAAGAGGAGCTGCGCTTCTGGAAGGAACAGTGCCCCATAAAACGCTTTAAAGAGCTGCTCGTCTCTGACGGCGTCCTGACCGACCGGGAGATAGACGATATGGCCTCTTTAATAAGGGCTGAAATAGACGAGGCGGTGGCCTTCGCCAAGGCGAGCCCTTACCCCGCCGCTTCAGAACTCCTTACAGACGTTTACTTCGAGGCATAAGGATGCCCTGGACAAAGATATATTCCAATAAGACAGAATTTGAAAAGGCTCTCAAGGAGAACCCGGATCTCCGCGGCCTCACATATAAAGAGGCGATACGCGAGGCGACCGCCCAGCTCCTCTCATCCGACCCGTCGGTATTCGTACTCGGCGAGGGGGTCGATGACTCAGGCGGTGTATTCGGCACTACCATCGGGCTTCAGGATGAGTTCGGCAAGGCAAGGGTCATGGACTCCCCGCTTGCAGAGAACGGCGTAACCGGCATAGCGGTCGGCGCCGCCGTCTCCGGCATGAAGCCGATACTCGTCCACATGAGGGTCGACTTCCTCCCCCTCTCCCTCGACCAGATAATGAACCACGCGGCCAAATGGCATTACATGTTCGGCGGCAAGGTAAACGTGCCGCTTGTCATACGGAGCATAATCGGGCGCGGCTGGGGCTCGGCTGCCCAGCACTCGCAGAGCCTCCAGGCCATGTTCATGAACATACCGGGGCTCCGGGTCGTAATGCCGGCTACACCTTATGACGCCAAGGGGTTGCTCATCGCCTCGGTGCGCGACGGTAACCCGGTAGTCTCCATCGAGCACCGCTGGCTCTACGAGCACACCGGCTATGTGCCGAAAGAGATGTACGAGGTAGAGCTTGGCAAGGCGATAGTCAGAAGGGCAGGCAGGGACATTACCATCGTCGCCATATCTCACATGGTGCACGAGGCGATGCAGGCGGCCGATGAGCTCGCCCTTGCCGGCATAGATTGCGAGGTCATCGACCTGCGTACGCTTAAGCCGATGGACTCAAGTACTGTAGCCGAATCGGTGGCAAAAACAGGGCGGCTCGTAGTCGCGGATACCGGCTGGAAAGATTGTGGTGTAGGCTCGGAGGTCATTGCCAGAATAGCTGAGGCCGGACTACTCCTTAAGGCCCCAGCGGCGAGGGTAAACCTCCCTGAGGCCCCGACACCGGCAAGCCCGGTGCTGGAGAAGGCCTATTACCCGGGAAAAGAGGCGTTGGCTGAGACGGTCAAGAGGGTGCTTGAATATGGAAAAGTCCAGGCTTAGCGTCTCCATAATCGTGCCCTGCTATAACGAGGAGGGCAATATCCTCGGCACTATCGGCGCCATCAAGGAAGCGCTTTCCGCCGCCAATACCTTCAGCTCCTATGAGATACTCATCTTTAACGATTGCAGCGCCGACAATACCGGCAAGATAGCCGAAGAGATAAAAAAAAGCGAAAAAAGCGTACGCGTTATCCACAACCCAAGGAACATGGGCTTCGGCTACAACTTCACCGAAGGCGTAAGACAGGCCCGGAAAGACTATATAATAATGGTCCCCGGGGACAACGAGATACCAGCGGAGGCGATAAGGCGTGTATTGAGCCGCGCTATAGAGGCTGACGTCATAATCCCGTACACCGCCAACCCCGAGGTAAGGCCGCTTTCACGGCGCGTCATATCGAGGGCCTTCGTCGCGCTCATAAACACGATGTTCGGCCTGAGCCTCAGGTACTATAACGGCACCTGCCTGATAAAAGCCCCTCTCCTCAAGAAGGTCCCTCTAAAGACCTGGGGCTTCGCCTACATGGCGGCGATACTCGTGAGGCTCCTGCGCTCCGGGGCGAGCTACTCCGAGGTCGGCATAGATATAGCGCAGAGGAGCTCGGGCAGGACAAAGGCCTTCGCCTTAAGGAACATCGTAAGCGTTATAAAGGCCATACTGACGCTTTTCTGGGACGTAAGGGTAAAAGAGAGGTCGAATTACAGATCGAGGCCAGTTAGGCCGGAGGCGAAGACGGCAAGTTGAAGATACTTTTCGTTATAAAGGACGTAGAGTATATCGACCCCATGGGGATCATGCTCCTTTCAGCGCTCGCGAAGGAGAAGGGGCACCAGACGGCCCTCGCCGTAATGGCGGATGGAAACCTCAGGGAGAAGGTAAGGGAGTACGGCCCTCAAGTCGTCGCCTTCAGCGCCAAGACGGGCGAACACAAGTACTATCTCGCCGCCAACAACCAGGTAAAGGCCATAAACAAGGATATCTTTACGGTGATGGGCGGGCCGCACGCCACCTTCTTCCCTGACATAGTGGCGAAATACGATATCGACGCCATCTGCATCGGAGAGGGCGACGACGCGTGGCCGGAGCTGTTGACCGCGCTCTCCGAAAACAAGCCCGTCGACGGCATCCCCAACATAATCACGAAAAAGAGCTTCAACGCCGGCACGCCGCCGGTCATACGCGAAAGGAGGAGGTCGATAGACGACCTGCCTTTCCTCGACCGCGACCTCGTCTATTCCGCCACGCGCCTCGCAAGGTTCCCGATGCGGAGCTTCATGGTCTCGCGCGGCTGCCCCTACAAATGCACATACTGCTTCAACCACAAGTACAACATGCTCTACAAGGGCAAGGGGCCTCTGTATTCGCGCATGAGCGTCGACAGGGCGCTGACAGAGCTGAAGGAGCTGAAGAGAAAGTACGAGACCCAGTTCATAAAGTTCTACGACGACATCTTTATCATGAAGGACGACCAATGGCTTGACGAGTTCTCGGAGAGATACCCGCGCGAGATAGGGGTCCCCTTCCACTGCCTCATGAGGGCGAACCTTCTTACCGAGTCCATCCTGCTGAAACTTAAAAAGGCGGGGCTCGCCTCGATGAGCATGTCGATAGAGCACGGCAACGACAAGACAAGGAACGAGGTCCTTAAAAGGAACATGACGAAGGAGACGCTCATCGAGGCCTTTGACCTTTGCCAGAAGCACGGGGTGCCGACCTTCTCCAACACCATATTCGCGATACCCGGCACGTCCATTGCGGAGGACATCGAGTCCCTCGACCTGAACCTGAGCTGCCGCGTGACCTTCGGCGAGTTCCCGCTCTTCTTCCCTTACCCGAAGACCGAGCTTGCCGAGTACGCCATATCAAGGGGGGACTTCGACGGGGACTTTGACAAGCTCCACATGAGCTACCAGTCGACCTCTCCCCTCACCTGCTTTACCGAAGAGGAGAAAAAGCTCCAGAGGAACCTGTCTCTCCTGTCAACGCTCTGCCTGTGGATGCCGTCGCTCCGCAACCTTGTCGTAAAAAGGCTCATCTACCTGCCCCTTGACGGCCTATACTTCGTCCTCTATTACCTTGTGAAGGCTTACCTGGTAAAGACCAGGATATACCCCATGAAGTTCACGTTCCTCAACACCCTGAGAGGCATCTACGAAAGCTTCGTGCTTGAGAAGTTCAAGCATACGGAGGAGATAGTAAC
It includes:
- a CDS encoding glycosyl transferase, producing MSISVVVPVYNEREYISAVIKRVLATGMLDEIVIVDDFSRDGTRDVLKGMQAEWNEGVRLKLLMHDLNKGKGAALRTGFSEVTGDIVIVQDADFEYDPNDYSKLIQPILDGKADVVYGSRFIGGESHRVLFFWHMIGNKLLTFFSNMLTNLNLTDMETGYKAFRAGVLKEIRLESDRFGFEPEITAKVARKRCRIYETSISYAGRTYEEGKKINWKDGIAAFWHIFKFNLLR
- a CDS encoding ATPase, whose protein sequence is MNVQENRDLHKTVSFPITGMGCASCAAKIEKGLTDLTGIVSARVNFAAENVSIFYDPELVSIKDLVKAVRELGYGSVVESVAITVHGMSCASCLSKITAALDRVEGVESASVNLATGRADINYLPAVVSIDALVKAITDAGFRAEPPAKEDDLLAKDSRVKNEEIRGLRIRFLFAAFVSATLMAASLIGLLDRAPDLLGDHFPQLILATPVQFWSGWRFYRGAWAAARHRYADMNTLIAVGTSAAYFFSAAVTLFPGFFSSRGLAGEVYFETASVIIALILLGRMLELRARGQTGEAIRKLIGLQARTARVVRQGAEIDIPANEVLPGEIVAVRPGEKVPVDGVVTSGYSSVDESMISGESMPVEKKEGDEVIGATINTTGAFRFRATKVGKDTALAQIIRLVERAQGSKPPIARLADVIASYFVPAVIAIAVVTFITWYSFGPAPAATIALLNFIAVLIIACPCAMGLATPTSIMVGTGKGAELGILIRGGESLETAHKLDTVVLDKTGTLTKGRPSVKDVVPLGYGPGITVEELLFYAASAERGSEHPVGESIVKKAAELGISTVDAQGFEALPGHGIAARVDGKDVLLGTERLLRGRNIAMYKAAEEGDRLSDEGKTPVFVAIDGKAAGIIAIADTLKENSKEAIDVLKRMGLETVIMTGDNRRTAMAIAKELGVERVLSEVLPEDKAKEVKRLQAEGKIVAMVGDGINDAPALAQSDVGVAIGTGTDVAIEASDITLVGGDLRSIGTAIALSRATIGNIKQNLFWAFFYNILLIPVAAGALYPFFGVLLDPMFAAAAMGLSSVSVVSNSLRLRRFTPAAI
- a CDS encoding radical SAM protein, with product MMDEFRIDSHKLMYHVGRVSDWLKGDNIYPLYMEVSPIGACNHRCTYCGLDYMEYQARSLDASILKTRLTEMGRLGLKSIMYAGEGEPFLHKDIAGIINHTKASGIDVAITSNGVLFGRKLFEATLASITWIKVSINAATPETYSKIHRTKPEDFPRVIENIREAVKFREANKLSSTIGMQMILLPENIGEAVLLARKAKEIGADYLVIKSYSQHLKSVTRQYEEFKYTDFYYLNDELRKLSDAKFNVVFRMNAMKKLEEGTKRYDRCMALPFWSYIDAGGCVWACSAFLGDERFLLGNINENSFEQIWKSDRRKEVMEFVDKELDTTECRRNCRMDEVNRYLWELKHPSLHVNFI
- a CDS encoding acetoin dehydrogenase encodes the protein MPWTKIYSNKTEFEKALKENPDLRGLTYKEAIREATAQLLSSDPSVFVLGEGVDDSGGVFGTTIGLQDEFGKARVMDSPLAENGVTGIAVGAAVSGMKPILVHMRVDFLPLSLDQIMNHAAKWHYMFGGKVNVPLVIRSIIGRGWGSAAQHSQSLQAMFMNIPGLRVVMPATPYDAKGLLIASVRDGNPVVSIEHRWLYEHTGYVPKEMYEVELGKAIVRRAGRDITIVAISHMVHEAMQAADELALAGIDCEVIDLRTLKPMDSSTVAESVAKTGRLVVADTGWKDCGVGSEVIARIAEAGLLLKAPAARVNLPEAPTPASPVLEKAYYPGKEALAETVKRVLEYGKVQA